A single window of Solanum dulcamara chromosome 5, daSolDulc1.2, whole genome shotgun sequence DNA harbors:
- the LOC129888283 gene encoding EG45-like domain containing protein produces MDVHIVRINIGVMMSLFLLEVSLVLGDIGTATSYHPPYTPTRCNGNRADQFPSGNLFVAVSEGLWDNGAACGRRYRLRCLSGSGRRPCKGGTIDVRVVDYCNKRPCPSTIALSADAFSQISPSTKAKINIEYIQI; encoded by the exons ATGGATGTTCATATCGTGAGAATAAACATAGGTGTCATGATGAGCTTATTCTTACTTGAAGTTAGTCTAGTCCTCGGTGATATAGGCACTGCAACATCTTATCATCCTCCTTATACAC CAACAAGATGCAATGGGAACAGAGCAGATCAGTTTCCGTCAGGGAATTTGTTTGTAGCAGTAAGTGAAGGACTTTGGGATAACGGGGCAGCATGTGGGCGGCGTTACAGACTGAGATGCTTGAGTGGAAGTGGTCGTAGGCCGTGCAAGGGCGGCACTATTGATGTTAGGGTGGTGGATTACTGCAACAAACGGCCATGCCCCTCCACCATTGCTCTCTCAGCTGATGCTTTTTCACAAATCTCTCCATCTACTAAGGCTAAAATTAACATCGAGTACATCCA GATCTAG